The bacterium genome has a window encoding:
- a CDS encoding Gfo/Idh/MocA family oxidoreductase gives MKPIDRRGFLRSAGIGAAAVAAAGPYIASGWAANPPSDRVNIAVMGIHSRGRAHMESFAALPGVEVSLLCDVDERLFPEAVDALEKISGKKPRTAVDIRKVLEDKTIDAVSIASPNYWHALAAIWACQAGKDVYVEKPTSHNIWEGRKIVEAARKYDRIVQTGTQSRSNKMMQSAMEFLHSGKLGDVYMCRSCLIKARDSFGRAPNSPVPQGVHYDLWVGPAAWYPFNECKFHYNWHWFWNTGNGDTGNTGPHNCDRARWGLQLYEHPRKIQSLGGYYKFGNVCDQETPNQQISVMEYSNGKIVQLEVRGLYSNKEEDIEQGEFFYGTEGWLKLGGSSWQSYFGRKNEPGPGMGGNEADAQKAATNTRGEAGDPHFGNFIDAVRAHDRSMLHADILEGHLSTSMCHLCNIAYRTGRTVIFDSATETFPGDEEANSQLSREYRYPYVVPEVV, from the coding sequence ATGAAACCGATCGACCGTCGCGGTTTTCTTCGCAGCGCGGGCATCGGAGCGGCCGCAGTGGCCGCCGCCGGGCCCTACATCGCCTCCGGCTGGGCCGCCAACCCGCCCTCGGACCGGGTGAATATCGCCGTGATGGGTATCCACAGCCGCGGCCGCGCCCACATGGAAAGCTTCGCCGCCCTGCCGGGTGTCGAAGTCTCGCTGCTCTGCGATGTGGATGAGCGCCTGTTCCCGGAGGCGGTGGACGCACTGGAAAAGATCAGCGGCAAGAAACCACGCACCGCGGTAGACATTCGCAAGGTGCTGGAGGACAAGACCATCGACGCGGTCTCGATCGCCAGCCCCAACTACTGGCACGCCCTGGCCGCGATCTGGGCCTGCCAGGCGGGCAAGGATGTCTACGTGGAGAAACCCACCTCCCATAACATCTGGGAAGGCCGCAAGATCGTGGAAGCGGCCCGCAAGTATGACCGTATCGTGCAGACCGGCACCCAGAGCCGCAGTAACAAGATGATGCAGTCGGCGATGGAGTTCCTGCACTCGGGCAAGCTGGGCGATGTCTACATGTGCCGCAGCTGCCTGATCAAGGCCCGCGACAGCTTCGGCCGCGCCCCCAACAGCCCGGTGCCACAGGGCGTGCACTACGACCTCTGGGTCGGCCCGGCCGCCTGGTATCCGTTCAACGAGTGCAAGTTCCACTACAACTGGCACTGGTTCTGGAACACCGGAAACGGCGACACCGGCAACACCGGCCCGCACAACTGCGACCGCGCCCGCTGGGGCCTTCAGCTCTACGAGCACCCGCGCAAGATCCAGAGCCTGGGTGGCTACTACAAGTTCGGCAATGTCTGCGACCAGGAGACCCCGAACCAGCAGATTTCGGTGATGGAGTATTCCAACGGCAAGATAGTCCAGCTCGAGGTGCGCGGCCTCTACTCCAACAAGGAGGAGGACATCGAGCAGGGCGAGTTCTTCTACGGCACCGAGGGCTGGCTCAAGCTGGGCGGTTCGAGTTGGCAGAGCTATTTCGGCCGCAAGAACGAGCCAGGGCCGGGCATGGGCGGCAACGAGGCTGATGCCCAGAAAGCCGCGACCAACACCCGCGGCGAGGCCGGCGACCCGCATTTCGGCAATTTCATCGACGCCGTGCGGGCGCACGACCGCTCGATGCTCCACGCCGACATCCTGGAGGGCCACCTGTCCACCTCGATGTGCCACCTCTGCAACATCGCCTACCGCACCGGCCGCACCGTGATCTTCGATTCGGCCACCGAGACATTCCCGGGCGATGAGGAGGCCAACTCCCAGCTCAGCCGCGAGTACCGCTATCCCTACGTGGTGCCGGAAGTGGTCTGA
- a CDS encoding DUF2779 domain-containing protein, translating to MRLTRSAYLSALRCPKKMYYQLHGQPRESGPDLAARMFSAQTRRVGELARRSVGTNPGESWSAPWGGPGGEAVAVEETARALADPSLRVIFDGAFESGGIFVRADILERLEDGVWRVRLVKSSASLKENNLNELALIKHVLGACGLRLDGFMVMHLNRGYVFSGGDYDLCGLFSIREVSEALPPSEERLLRELPRIREILEAPEPPVVSVGPQCQRSSRCDFFDCCQAGPSGSDSLGCLPETPPELLEQLAGMGIAGIRDIPADFPLNPRQRRARLSCQNGGTVFEPGLASELKVLRYPLLFVDFEASSPALPRFAGMHPFDPLPFQWSLHIQAAPGQQPRHVEFLDCGPGDPREGFIRSLVQATAGLEGSVVVYNKDFESDRLKEAAVMFPELAGPVESLRRRLWDLCAVVQNNVYHPGMCGSFSIKNVLPALLPGMSYEALPVNNGVTAGAVHYLLVENPPEDAERERLESELRQYCLLDTLAMLRLVEYLQELVAKGKAQSG from the coding sequence ATGCGATTGACCCGTTCCGCCTACCTGTCCGCCCTGCGCTGCCCGAAAAAAATGTACTACCAGTTGCACGGCCAGCCGCGCGAAAGCGGCCCCGACCTGGCCGCGCGCATGTTCAGCGCGCAGACCCGTCGCGTGGGCGAGCTGGCCCGCCGCTCGGTGGGCACAAACCCTGGTGAGTCCTGGAGCGCGCCCTGGGGCGGCCCGGGCGGTGAGGCTGTCGCGGTCGAGGAGACCGCCCGCGCCCTGGCCGACCCGTCGCTGCGGGTCATATTCGACGGGGCGTTCGAAAGCGGCGGCATCTTCGTGCGGGCCGATATCCTGGAGCGGCTGGAGGACGGCGTCTGGCGGGTGCGGCTGGTCAAGTCCTCGGCCTCGCTCAAGGAGAACAACCTCAACGAGCTGGCCCTGATCAAGCACGTGCTCGGCGCCTGCGGCCTTCGCCTGGACGGTTTCATGGTGATGCACCTCAACCGGGGCTATGTCTTCTCCGGCGGCGACTACGACCTGTGTGGCCTTTTTTCCATTCGCGAGGTGAGCGAGGCCCTGCCGCCCAGCGAGGAGCGCCTTCTGCGCGAGCTGCCCCGCATCCGCGAAATCCTTGAGGCCCCCGAGCCACCCGTGGTGTCAGTCGGCCCGCAGTGCCAGCGCTCCTCCCGCTGCGACTTTTTCGATTGCTGCCAAGCCGGGCCCTCCGGCTCTGACAGCCTCGGCTGCCTGCCCGAAACCCCGCCCGAGCTGCTGGAGCAGTTGGCCGGGATGGGGATAGCCGGTATCCGCGACATCCCGGCCGACTTCCCCCTCAACCCGCGCCAGCGGCGTGCCCGGTTGAGTTGCCAGAACGGCGGGACGGTGTTCGAGCCGGGGCTGGCCTCCGAACTGAAAGTCCTGCGCTACCCGCTGCTGTTCGTGGATTTCGAGGCCTCGAGCCCGGCCCTGCCGCGCTTTGCCGGGATGCACCCGTTCGACCCGCTGCCGTTCCAGTGGTCGCTGCATATCCAGGCGGCCCCCGGGCAACAGCCGCGGCATGTCGAGTTCCTGGACTGTGGTCCGGGAGACCCGCGCGAGGGTTTTATCCGCTCGCTGGTGCAGGCGACAGCCGGGTTGGAGGGCAGTGTGGTGGTCTACAACAAGGATTTCGAATCGGACCGTCTGAAAGAGGCGGCCGTGATGTTCCCGGAGCTGGCCGGTCCGGTCGAGAGCCTGCGCCGCAGGCTTTGGGACCTCTGCGCCGTGGTGCAGAACAATGTCTACCATCCCGGCATGTGCGGCTCGTTCTCGATCAAGAACGTCCTGCCCGCGCTCCTGCCGGGCATGAGCTACGAGGCTCTGCCCGTGAACAACGGCGTCACCGCCGGGGCGGTCCACTATCTCCTGGTGGAGAACCCGCCCGAGGACGCCGAGCGAGAGCGGCTGGAGAGCGAGCTGCGCCAGTACTGCCTTCTCGACACCTTGGCCATGCTGCGCCTGGTGGAATACCTGCAGGAACTGGTGGCGAAAGGAAAGGCTCAGTCGGGGTAA
- a CDS encoding YfiR family protein, with the protein MKRMPIILLSLLLSTAWLSADLCPAQDMPVPVDLQLNLLLKVITFNRNLASRGGDSLRLGIVYQEPFRNSLLVCEQIERVYRSLGTPLVKGLPLALAPIDIYREKLDEAVSQRGVDILYVAPLRAFDIRTIGELCRSRGIVSVTGVPEYCGQGLAVGIGQNRDRPEILINIRAAREDGADFSSQLLKLARVVQ; encoded by the coding sequence ATGAAAAGGATGCCCATCATCCTTCTGAGTCTGCTGCTGTCGACAGCCTGGCTGTCCGCCGATCTCTGTCCGGCCCAGGATATGCCTGTCCCGGTGGACCTGCAGCTCAACCTCCTGCTCAAAGTCATCACATTCAACCGCAACCTCGCCTCCCGCGGCGGTGACAGCCTGCGCCTGGGGATTGTCTACCAGGAGCCGTTCCGCAATTCCCTGCTGGTCTGCGAGCAGATCGAACGGGTGTACCGGAGTCTGGGAACGCCCTTGGTCAAAGGTCTCCCCCTGGCCCTGGCGCCGATCGATATATATCGTGAAAAACTGGATGAGGCCGTCTCGCAGCGCGGGGTGGATATCCTCTATGTTGCACCGCTGCGCGCCTTTGACATCCGGACGATCGGCGAGTTGTGCCGCAGCCGGGGTATTGTCAGCGTGACCGGGGTGCCCGAGTACTGCGGCCAGGGGCTGGCCGTGGGGATCGGCCAGAATCGGGACCGGCCCGAAATCCTGATCAACATACGGGCCGCCCGGGAGGATGGGGCGGATTTCAGCTCGCAGTTGCTCAAGCTGGCCCGGGTGGTGCAGTGA
- a CDS encoding TonB-dependent receptor, whose translation MQPLRLAAIGLVVFISSALSSPATSQEAVPGLTDLDSLLEVRISTASKYEQTAGEAPAAVTIVTAEEIARFGYRTLTEVLENVRGFYSTNDRLLDYIGTRGFNRTADNNNRLLLMINGHTMNESYFGSSYYGDDLGLNLDAVERIEIVRGPGSVLYGTSAMFAVINVITRDGAAVNGMKAYGELGSYGRRTAGLTAGRLFSNGLDVSLSGRVTRADGADLYFPEYDSPQTNNGVARDCDWERQRSLLATAAWGDFSFLGFLGTRKKGVPTSPWGIDFNIPATSFLEEYKLTELKYEHRLSSGHELMLRTYVDHYGQRGHYFFDGVIGQEKFAENHYGSEVRYLWDPKPYLRLIAGAEFQKHPRAFFRSWGPDKVYFDQDHPFHTWSAYLEEELQLRTNLLLTLGLRHDKYASRSNSTVPRAALVWAAARGSSVKLLYGEAFRAPNVNEVFYDAPSIAQGNPNLKPEKIQTFELVLESRLAASLHGTLSFYDNSMRDFIEQVEASEDQLSHFVNAGRLRARGIETGLKADFASRYGVYLNYAYQLPRNRTNGYRLPNSPRNLVQAGASASLPHGLSAALQCRYSSSRRSDKGVTADAFTLFDLNLAGEIVPDRLRLAFKVRNLFDSRYDYPAGLPLLQAVVPQNGRTVQLRLECWF comes from the coding sequence GTGCAACCGCTACGCCTGGCGGCAATCGGCCTTGTTGTCTTTATCTCCAGTGCTTTATCCTCGCCGGCGACGTCACAGGAGGCGGTCCCGGGGCTGACCGACCTCGACTCGTTGCTGGAGGTGCGTATCAGCACGGCCTCCAAGTACGAGCAGACCGCGGGCGAGGCCCCGGCCGCGGTGACCATTGTCACCGCGGAGGAGATTGCCCGTTTCGGCTACCGCACCCTGACCGAGGTGCTGGAAAATGTCCGCGGCTTCTATTCCACCAACGACCGCCTGCTCGATTACATCGGCACGCGCGGTTTCAACCGCACGGCCGACAACAACAACCGCCTGCTGCTGATGATCAACGGCCACACCATGAACGAGAGCTATTTCGGCTCCTCGTACTACGGGGACGATCTGGGGCTGAACCTGGATGCGGTCGAGCGGATCGAGATCGTACGCGGGCCGGGCTCGGTGCTCTACGGCACCAGCGCCATGTTCGCGGTGATCAACGTGATAACGCGCGACGGGGCCGCGGTCAACGGGATGAAGGCCTATGGCGAGCTGGGCAGCTACGGCCGCCGGACAGCCGGGCTCACCGCGGGCCGTCTTTTCTCGAACGGCCTGGATGTGAGCCTGTCCGGCCGGGTGACCCGCGCCGACGGCGCCGACCTCTATTTCCCGGAGTACGACAGCCCGCAGACCAACAACGGCGTGGCACGGGACTGCGACTGGGAGCGTCAGCGCAGCCTGCTGGCCACCGCCGCCTGGGGTGATTTCAGTTTCCTGGGTTTCCTCGGCACCCGTAAGAAAGGGGTGCCCACCTCGCCCTGGGGCATCGATTTCAACATCCCAGCCACCTCTTTCCTGGAAGAATACAAGCTGACCGAGCTCAAGTACGAGCACCGGCTGAGTTCCGGGCACGAGCTGATGCTGCGGACCTATGTCGACCATTACGGCCAGCGTGGGCATTACTTTTTCGACGGAGTGATCGGGCAGGAGAAATTCGCCGAGAACCATTACGGCTCCGAGGTCCGCTATCTGTGGGACCCGAAGCCCTACCTGCGCCTGATCGCCGGGGCCGAGTTCCAGAAACACCCGCGGGCTTTCTTCCGTTCCTGGGGTCCGGATAAGGTCTATTTCGACCAGGACCATCCTTTCCACACCTGGTCGGCCTACCTGGAGGAAGAGCTCCAGTTGCGGACGAATCTGCTGCTGACCCTGGGCCTGCGCCACGACAAGTACGCCTCGCGCAGCAACTCCACCGTGCCGCGGGCGGCCCTGGTGTGGGCGGCCGCGCGGGGAAGCTCGGTGAAGCTGCTCTATGGCGAGGCTTTCCGGGCGCCCAATGTGAACGAGGTGTTCTACGACGCACCGTCCATCGCCCAGGGGAACCCGAACCTCAAGCCCGAGAAAATCCAGACCTTCGAGCTGGTGCTGGAAAGCCGTCTGGCCGCGAGCTTGCACGGCACGCTCTCGTTCTACGACAACTCCATGCGCGATTTTATCGAGCAGGTGGAGGCTTCGGAGGATCAACTGAGCCATTTCGTCAACGCCGGCCGTCTGCGCGCGCGTGGGATCGAGACCGGCCTGAAAGCCGATTTCGCCTCCAGGTACGGGGTGTATCTCAACTATGCCTACCAGTTGCCGCGCAACCGCACCAACGGGTACAGGCTGCCCAACTCGCCGCGCAACCTCGTGCAGGCCGGGGCCAGCGCCTCTCTGCCCCATGGCCTCAGCGCGGCGCTTCAATGCCGCTATTCCTCCTCGCGCCGCTCCGACAAGGGTGTGACTGCGGACGCGTTCACCCTGTTCGACCTGAACCTGGCCGGCGAGATCGTACCGGACCGCCTGCGACTGGCTTTCAAGGTGCGGAACCTGTTCGACAGCCGCTACGACTATCCGGCCGGGCTTCCGCTTCTTCAGGCCGTGGTGCCGCAGAACGGACGGACGGTGCAACTGAGGCTGGAATGCTGGTTCTGA
- a CDS encoding response regulator has translation MKILIIDDSKFMRTSMETRLKTYGFELFQAENGEAGIKLALAVRPDVILLDVRMPGIDGFETCRQLRQYDKMKKVPVIMVTVESDESAVKKAIQSGVTDYVLKPVNYDDLVKKLDKIMLLD, from the coding sequence ATGAAGATCCTGATAATCGACGACAGCAAGTTCATGCGCACGAGCATGGAGACCCGGCTCAAGACTTACGGGTTCGAACTTTTTCAGGCCGAGAACGGTGAGGCCGGGATCAAGCTCGCTCTGGCTGTGCGTCCGGACGTAATACTGCTGGATGTACGCATGCCGGGAATCGACGGGTTCGAGACCTGCCGCCAACTGCGCCAGTACGACAAGATGAAGAAAGTACCGGTGATCATGGTGACAGTGGAGAGCGACGAGTCGGCGGTCAAGAAAGCCATTCAGTCCGGAGTGACCGATTACGTGCTCAAGCCGGTGAATTACGACGATCTGGTGAAAAAGCTGGACAAGATCATGCTGCTCGACTGA
- a CDS encoding response regulator yields the protein MLRNSLRMKFAAVITVLIAAISVFYYLYVPGRIEAQAMESVGRKAVGLARMAAFSVGPALLFNDREAVREGLEGARRVDDLAYVMVLDEHGEMFAAVDSTRAFAAAYLIPTRPDEVVIRGDYCRTVSEIESGGRVIGRLYLGLSLDKLHLEIARSRTTVALVSLAIFLLGMGAVLVISWAVTKPLSELVETVRQIASGDLSQRAPSVSADEIGHLSLALNSMAANLEIAYAKLGNMNRMLEQEVEERTVELRLEIIERKRAEEKAEAANRAKSEFLANISHEIRTPLNGVVGSSILLLDTSLNPEQREYVETARVSVESLLYIINDLLDYSKIEAGKLKIEYVPFALSSVIEEVMDLFGRPAREKGVELVSSVAPEVPNHLLGDPWRIRQILMNLLGNAVKFTLRGSVTLAVSAVEGERGNVRLFFSVADTGIGIPEDKLSTIFDKFTQVDSSNRRRFGGTGLGLAISRQLVELMHGRIGVDSELGRGTRFWFELELPVLSRENMDPQTLSRLAGLHLLVVLPDGTERLVLMPLIEQMGLEVSVADSVESALDQLERCAASGGQPSSLVIADSELPAEGAVELAHRIEQLRESIGARRPALIAVVRSPEQVGKMARAGYSAFITRPVGASKLLDALVIAWELGSGGRIDPERHEKPLSGLVQLAGDFGRVGYAARVLLAEDNRVNQKVALWMLGKLGCRVDLAENGRQAVDMSQRNNYDLVLMDCQMPELDGLEAAAEIRRLEGAQSAHLPIIAVTASALQADRERCLSSGMDDHVGKPLRPAELRRVLERWAPGSRQTARAQATAAGGEKRAEEDLSPGPAAAPPLAVNGAALFSGLEPEKLRPLLESFIEDASAELAALVALLREGRLTDASEHTHSLMGSSATVGALPLNRACRALHAAVKASDLECARELLPTLEREFEHLRSWLEQCDYNPASKA from the coding sequence ATGTTGCGCAATTCCCTCAGGATGAAATTCGCCGCGGTCATCACGGTGCTGATCGCCGCCATCTCGGTGTTCTACTACCTTTACGTGCCGGGGCGGATCGAGGCGCAGGCGATGGAGTCGGTGGGGCGCAAGGCGGTGGGGCTGGCCCGCATGGCGGCTTTCAGCGTGGGGCCCGCCCTGCTTTTCAACGACCGTGAGGCGGTGCGGGAGGGGCTGGAGGGGGCGCGGCGGGTGGATGACCTGGCCTACGTGATGGTGCTGGACGAGCACGGCGAGATGTTCGCCGCCGTGGACAGCACCCGGGCGTTCGCGGCCGCCTACCTGATACCCACCCGGCCGGACGAGGTGGTGATCCGCGGCGACTACTGCCGCACGGTCAGCGAGATCGAGTCGGGCGGGCGGGTGATCGGACGGCTGTACCTCGGGTTGAGCCTGGACAAGCTGCACCTGGAAATCGCGCGCAGCCGGACCACGGTGGCCCTGGTCAGCCTGGCCATTTTCCTGCTCGGTATGGGGGCTGTGCTCGTTATCAGCTGGGCCGTGACCAAGCCCCTGTCCGAGCTGGTGGAGACAGTCCGCCAGATCGCCAGCGGCGACCTGTCTCAGCGCGCCCCCTCGGTCAGCGCGGATGAGATCGGCCATCTGTCCCTGGCCCTGAACTCCATGGCCGCCAACCTGGAGATCGCCTACGCCAAGCTGGGCAACATGAATCGCATGCTCGAGCAGGAGGTGGAGGAGCGCACCGTCGAGCTGCGCCTGGAGATAATCGAGCGCAAGCGGGCCGAGGAGAAAGCCGAGGCGGCCAACCGGGCCAAGAGCGAGTTCCTGGCCAATATCAGCCACGAGATACGCACCCCGCTCAACGGGGTGGTGGGCTCATCGATCCTGCTTCTCGACACGTCGCTCAACCCCGAGCAGCGTGAGTATGTGGAGACGGCCCGGGTGTCGGTGGAGTCGCTGCTCTACATTATCAACGACCTGCTCGACTATTCCAAGATCGAGGCCGGCAAGCTGAAGATCGAGTATGTCCCCTTCGCCCTCAGCTCGGTGATCGAGGAGGTTATGGACCTGTTCGGCCGCCCGGCCCGGGAAAAGGGAGTGGAACTGGTCAGCTCGGTGGCGCCCGAGGTGCCCAACCACCTGCTGGGCGATCCCTGGCGTATCCGTCAGATACTGATGAACCTGCTGGGCAACGCGGTGAAATTCACCCTGCGCGGATCGGTCACCCTGGCGGTGAGCGCGGTGGAAGGCGAGCGGGGCAATGTCCGGCTGTTCTTCTCGGTCGCCGACACAGGGATCGGCATCCCTGAGGACAAGCTTTCGACGATTTTCGACAAGTTCACCCAAGTCGATTCCTCCAACCGCCGTCGTTTCGGCGGGACCGGCCTGGGCCTGGCCATCAGCCGCCAGCTTGTCGAGCTGATGCACGGCCGCATCGGGGTGGACAGCGAGCTCGGACGGGGCACGCGGTTCTGGTTCGAGCTGGAGCTGCCGGTGCTCAGCCGGGAGAACATGGACCCCCAGACCTTGTCGCGCCTGGCCGGGCTGCACCTGCTGGTCGTGCTGCCGGATGGGACCGAGCGGCTGGTGCTGATGCCCCTGATCGAGCAGATGGGACTGGAGGTGAGTGTCGCCGATTCGGTCGAGTCGGCGCTCGATCAACTGGAACGGTGCGCCGCCTCGGGCGGCCAGCCCAGCTCGCTGGTGATCGCGGACAGTGAGCTCCCGGCCGAGGGCGCGGTGGAGCTGGCGCACCGCATCGAGCAGTTGCGCGAAAGCATCGGGGCGCGGCGGCCGGCTCTGATCGCGGTGGTCCGCAGCCCGGAGCAGGTGGGCAAGATGGCCCGGGCCGGGTACTCGGCTTTCATCACCCGTCCGGTCGGGGCGAGCAAGCTGCTCGACGCCCTGGTGATCGCCTGGGAACTCGGCTCGGGTGGACGGATCGACCCGGAACGCCATGAGAAGCCGCTCTCCGGACTGGTCCAGCTCGCCGGCGATTTCGGCCGGGTGGGCTATGCCGCCCGGGTGCTGCTGGCTGAGGACAACCGGGTGAACCAGAAAGTGGCCCTCTGGATGTTAGGCAAGCTGGGTTGCCGGGTGGACCTGGCCGAAAACGGACGCCAGGCGGTGGATATGTCCCAGCGGAACAACTACGACCTGGTGCTGATGGACTGCCAGATGCCGGAGCTGGACGGGCTGGAGGCGGCGGCCGAGATACGCCGTCTGGAGGGCGCACAGAGCGCGCACCTGCCGATCATCGCGGTCACCGCCAGCGCGCTGCAGGCAGACCGGGAGCGTTGCCTGTCCAGCGGGATGGACGACCACGTGGGCAAGCCGCTGCGCCCGGCCGAACTGCGCCGAGTGCTCGAACGCTGGGCCCCGGGTTCCCGTCAGACTGCCCGCGCGCAGGCGACTGCGGCCGGGGGGGAGAAAAGAGCGGAGGAGGACCTGTCGCCCGGCCCGGCAGCCGCACCGCCGCTGGCGGTCAATGGAGCCGCACTGTTCTCGGGCCTGGAGCCGGAGAAACTTAGGCCCCTACTCGAAAGCTTCATCGAGGATGCCTCCGCCGAGCTGGCGGCGCTGGTCGCGCTGCTGCGGGAGGGCCGGCTGACTGACGCCTCGGAGCACACGCACAGCCTGATGGGGTCCAGCGCCACAGTGGGGGCGTTGCCGCTCAACCGGGCCTGCCGCGCTCTGCATGCGGCGGTCAAGGCCTCAGACCTTGAGTGCGCGCGCGAGCTGCTGCCCACGCTGGAACGTGAATTCGAGCATCTCCGTTCGTGGCTGGAGCAGTGCGACTACAATCCGGCCTCAAAGGCATGA
- a CDS encoding FAD-dependent oxidoreductase, producing the protein MQRRDFLKAGGALGLGGALASPVPARAQADSAGAAKSGSTLQADVVVAGGGMSGVCAALAAARAGASVVLIQDRPVLGGNSSSEVRMHICGANTHGIPDSRETGSLEEMRLDNQVRNPQRSAAMWDLILWEKTFYQPGLTLLLNTTLDGCRLDNGRIVSVQCYDMRREEHLTIEGLQFVDCTGDGTLGVLAGNPFRVGCEARGEFDESLAPEQPEPYTLGSTLLFQARDFGRPMKFIPPAWAYRYATDEELGRGHESYEYGYWWLEWGGMLDTIKDDNRIREELLKILLGVWDHIKNRGDHGADSWALDWFGFIPARRESRRLEGAYWLRQNDLTSGRVFEDEVAYGGWPIDHHQREGFYRKNDDFFYQQRLDKLYSIPLRSLYSAKVPNLFFAGRQVSASHVAFCSTRVMATCAVMGQGAGVAAALAAGKDSLPCEFGPQDIEAVKQTLLRQDAYLLGTPNRDPEDFARTAKISATTEQSGFEARKVTDGVARTVGNDSHQWRSQSLEPGKAALTLEFGKAQVLGELHLTFDTDLTRALTLTHEDSYDKSMLAGAQPETVRDYRIQCRVDRKWSTVAEVSGNWQRKCVHRFKDLRCDAVRLEVTATNGAPEARVFEVRCYS; encoded by the coding sequence ATGCAAAGACGGGATTTTCTGAAGGCGGGCGGCGCCCTGGGCCTGGGCGGCGCCCTGGCCTCACCGGTCCCCGCGCGAGCGCAGGCGGACTCAGCCGGCGCGGCGAAATCCGGAAGCACTCTCCAGGCGGATGTCGTGGTGGCCGGCGGCGGGATGAGCGGGGTCTGCGCGGCCCTGGCCGCCGCGCGCGCCGGGGCCAGCGTGGTGCTGATCCAGGACCGTCCGGTGCTGGGGGGCAACTCCTCCAGCGAGGTGCGGATGCATATCTGCGGGGCCAACACCCACGGCATCCCGGACAGCCGCGAGACCGGCAGCCTGGAGGAGATGCGCCTGGACAACCAGGTGCGTAACCCCCAGCGCTCGGCTGCGATGTGGGACCTTATCCTCTGGGAGAAAACATTCTACCAGCCGGGCCTGACCCTTCTGCTCAACACCACGCTCGACGGCTGCCGCCTGGACAACGGCCGGATCGTTTCGGTGCAGTGCTACGACATGCGGCGCGAGGAGCACCTCACCATAGAGGGGTTGCAGTTTGTCGACTGCACCGGGGACGGGACCCTGGGCGTGCTGGCCGGCAACCCGTTCCGCGTGGGCTGCGAGGCGAGAGGCGAGTTCGATGAATCCCTGGCCCCGGAGCAGCCCGAGCCCTACACCCTGGGTTCCACGCTTCTGTTCCAGGCCCGCGATTTCGGCCGCCCGATGAAATTCATCCCGCCGGCCTGGGCCTATCGCTACGCGACTGACGAGGAACTGGGCCGCGGGCACGAAAGCTACGAATACGGCTACTGGTGGCTGGAGTGGGGCGGCATGCTGGATACGATCAAAGACGACAACCGTATCCGCGAGGAACTGCTGAAAATACTGCTGGGGGTCTGGGACCATATCAAGAACCGCGGCGACCACGGGGCCGACTCCTGGGCCCTGGACTGGTTCGGTTTCATCCCGGCGCGCCGCGAGAGCCGCCGCCTGGAGGGCGCCTACTGGCTGCGACAGAACGACCTCACGAGCGGACGGGTGTTCGAGGACGAGGTGGCCTACGGCGGCTGGCCGATCGACCACCACCAGCGCGAGGGTTTCTACCGCAAGAACGACGATTTCTTCTACCAGCAGCGGCTGGACAAGCTCTATTCCATCCCGCTGCGCTCGTTGTATTCCGCCAAAGTGCCCAACCTGTTCTTCGCCGGCCGGCAGGTCAGCGCCAGCCACGTGGCGTTCTGCTCCACGCGGGTCATGGCCACCTGCGCGGTGATGGGCCAGGGCGCGGGCGTGGCCGCGGCGCTGGCGGCGGGTAAGGACAGCCTGCCGTGCGAGTTCGGCCCGCAGGACATCGAGGCGGTCAAGCAGACCCTGCTGCGGCAGGATGCCTACCTTCTGGGCACCCCCAACCGCGACCCGGAGGATTTCGCCCGCACGGCTAAAATCTCCGCAACCACGGAGCAGAGCGGTTTCGAGGCGCGTAAGGTGACCGACGGCGTGGCGCGCACCGTGGGGAACGATTCGCACCAGTGGCGCTCGCAGTCTCTGGAGCCGGGCAAAGCCGCGCTGACCTTGGAATTCGGCAAGGCGCAGGTCCTGGGCGAGCTTCACCTGACTTTCGACACCGATCTGACTCGCGCACTCACCCTGACCCACGAGGACAGCTACGACAAATCGATGCTCGCGGGCGCCCAGCCCGAGACCGTGCGCGACTACCGCATCCAGTGCCGGGTGGACCGCAAGTGGAGCACCGTGGCCGAGGTGAGCGGCAACTGGCAGCGCAAGTGTGTGCACCGCTTCAAGGACCTGCGCTGCGATGCCGTGCGCCTGGAGGTGACCGCGACAAACGGCGCACCCGAGGCCCGCGTGTTCGAGGTGCGCTGCTACAGTTGA